In Crassostrea angulata isolate pt1a10 chromosome 4, ASM2561291v2, whole genome shotgun sequence, one genomic interval encodes:
- the LOC128180067 gene encoding cilium assembly protein DZIP1-like isoform X1 — protein sequence MATQFMSQYNGHGAAGPQLGINMGHQSAYASKNSNGRSFAFRKRYERIDWRRIASVDVDQVARTLDFNALQENIMNLTFCNIEAELDVRMVDPNFIKLFKLAQLTIEYLLHSQEYLTGVVSSMEEKIKKEEEDHAETKAQLEKVKKDLAETKKESHKRKKLLMAQQQLIHAGSGSYNKCPFCPKAFLNSSFLQSHINRRHNDFSGKAASVAMGAEQSTGQIPQAVRETKEIFQQFQVQQEHAQTFHESTSPKLQDTTAKMEVIRVQEEDKKEIEKIKEMFMRELKDMNEKYQSSERAMTEMEQRLGKKSNLGDLQDDVDNERELLRQQKEEVAMLKEQLERQLRNASLESSTHTSEMDRRSRREERSRRKPPPRKQEVQIEKPVEDEIEEMLEDAGAAASPERVTPRGGQPSGVEVPTKLMMEPSDDDEDTEMKSARGTGSFGRESMHSTMDSFRSGELTLRTTQFLEELRKNPTLRLMRDELISLLQDSLDKIGIPPETRGIPDDLLISKLALLKQRRQSTVQKYPIFTEFRKQCNAHADHLAREKLKQQKKSPPPPSGGRSGIPPRAMNTSMTASGTSSPVRSANQSPIRQPPAPVARQPAMSTPQRPTSASSGQGRYPPPQTQPSRAAAPQQQPKPAPRSPQRTPHSTGSSLEWTSTQWESGEDEETEEESEAPAFEHVRVIKSGPAGRGRGIPAPRGQPTPGARQPVQVQSRGKVQDDDEDDVWDSDVSDLEEEILPSKSRTAPGPIRVQSSPVRNPGLSTSPARGGPVVVQPKGQKVAELSRTIEMQLAGRKEKKLAGAVDTMGGKKEEDVLDDFSDSDWDVSPVEDEPRAATAPKRAPVQVRSSHASDTTNTYGTSVWGSSSKGASTVPAGGTQGGRASRGSYVSVTDVSSDEELDLDNI from the exons ATGGCCACACAATTTATGTCACAGTACAATGGGCATGGGGCAGCAGGCCCACAACTTGGAATAAACATGGGTCACCAATCTGCTTATGCCAGTAAAAACTCAAATGGAAGAAGTTTTGCATTCAGAAAGAGATATGAAAGAATTGACTGGAGGAGAATTGCTTCAGTGGATGTTGACCAAGTGGCAAGGACATTGGACTTTAATGCTCTTCAAGAAAACATCATGAACTTGACATTTTGCAACATTGAGGCTGAACTG GATGTAAGAATGGTGGAtccaaatttcataaaactctTCAAACTGGCCCAGCTGACAATTGAATATTTACTG CACTCCCAAGAATACCTGACAGGAGTTGTCTCCAGTATGGAAGAGAAAATCAAAAAGGAAGAAGAG GATCATGCTGAAACAAAAGCCCAGTTAGAAAAAGTTAAGAAGGACCTGGCAGAAACAAAGAAAGAGAGTCACAAAAGAAAGAAGTTACTAATGGCTCAGCAACAACTCATTCACGCTGGCTCAGGCAGTTACAATAAG TGTCCATTCTGCCCTAAAGCTTTCCTCAATTCATCATTTCTCCAATCGCATATAAACCGCCGCCATAATGATTTCTCGGGCAAGGCAGCATCAGTTGCCATGGGAGCAGAGCAGAGCACTGGTCAAATTCCCCAGGCTGTCAgagaaacaaaagaaatattccAACAGTTTCAAGTTCAACAGGAACATGCGCAGACA TTTCATGAAAGTACATCTCCCAAATTGCAAGACACCACAGCAAAGATGGAAGTTATTAGAGTTCAAGAGGAAGACAAG AAGGAAATTGAGAAAATTAAGGAAATGTTCATGAGAGAATTAAAAGACATGAATGAAAAGTACCAGTCATCTGAGCGTGCTATGACTGAAATGGAGCAACGCCTCGGCAAGAAGTCAAACCTGGGTGACCTTCAGGATGATGTCGACAATGAGCGGGAGTTACTACGGCAACAGAAGGAAGAAGTGGCCATGTTGAAGGAGCAGTTGGAGAGGCAGCTAAGAAATGCCAGCCTGGAGTCGTCCACCCACACGAGTGAGATGGACAGGAGATCAAGACGAGAGGAGAGAAGCAGG CGTAAACCTCCGCCCCGTAAACAGGAAGTTCAAATCGAGAAACCTGTAGAGGATGAAATTGAGGAAATGTTGGAAGATGCT GGTGCAGCAGCTTCTCCGGAGAGGGTGACGCCCCGTGGGGGACAGCCTAGTGGAGTAGAGGTCCCAACCAAGCTGATGATGGAGCCCAGCGATGATGACGAGgatacag aaatgaaaTCTGCAAGGGGCACAGGAAGCTTTGGCAGGGAGTCCATGCATAGTACAATGGA TTCCTTCAGGAGTGGAGAGCTGACACTGAGGACGACCCAGTTTTTGGAGGAACTGAGGAAGAACCCGACCCTCAGGCTGATGAGGGACGAGCTGATCTCCTTACTGCAGGACAGCCTGGACAAGATTGGGATCCCACCG GAAACAAGAGGCATTCCTGATGATTTGTTGATCAGTAAACTGGCCTTACTGAAGCAGAGGAGACAAAGCACAGTGCAG AAATATCCAATCTTCACCGAGTTCAGGAAGCAGTGTAATGCACATGCTGACCATTTGGCTCGTGAAAAATTGAAGCAACAGAAGAAATCGCCTCCTCCCCCTTCAG GTGGTAGATCAGGAATTCCTCCTCGTGCTATGAATACCAGTATGACAGCCTCGGGAACCTCGAGTCCTGTCCGGTCAGCCAACCAGTCTCCTATACGACAGCCTCCTGCTCCTGTCGCCAGACAGCCAGCCATGTCCACTCCCCAAAGACCCACCTCAGCATCCTCTGGTCAGGGCAGGTACCCACCTCCCCAGACTCAGCCCTCACGGGCAGCAGCCCCTCAGCAACAACCAAAGCCTGCGCCCCGCAGTCCCCAAAGGACGCCCCACTCCACAGG TTCAAGCTTAGAGTGGACCAGCACTCAGTGGGAATCTGGGGAAGATGAAGAGACAGAGGAAGAAAGTGAAGCACCAGCATTTGAACATGTCAGGGTGATAAAGTCAGGGCCTGCGGGGAGGGGAAGGGGAATCCCTGCCCCCAGAGGCCAACCCACACCTGGGGCTAGACAGCCAGTGCAGGTTCAGTCTCGGGGGAAGGTTCaagatgatgatgaagatgatgttTGGGATTCAGATGTTAG TGATTTAGAGGAAGAAATTCTACCTTCGAAGTCTAGAACAGCTCCAGGCCCTATCAGGGTTCAGTCCTCTCCTGTCCGAAATCCTGGTCTCTCTACCTCACCTGCCCGGGGTGGACCAGTCGTTGTACAGCCCAAAGGTCAGAAGGTCGCGGAACTCTCACGTACCATAGAGATGCAGTTAGCT GGTCGCAAAGAAAAGAAGTTAGCTGGAGCAGTAGACACTATGGGTGGAAAAAAAGAGGAGGACGTTCTT GATGACTTCTCGGACAGTGATTGGGATGTGTCCCCTGTGGAGGATGAGCCCCGCGCTGCCACAGCACCAAA gCGAGCCCCAGTGCAAGTGAGAAGTAGTCATGCCTCTGATACGACCAACACTTATGGTACAAGCGTGTGGGGATCATCATCCAAAG GAGCCAGCACGGTACCAGCTGGAGGGACCCAGGGAGGACGAGCATCCCGGGGGTCCTACGTCAGTGTGACGGACGTCAGCTCAGATGAAGAGCTTGACCTGGACAACATATGA
- the LOC128180069 gene encoding uncharacterized protein LOC128180069 — translation MERSVIWIILCLGLNQTNGKPTQDKAGPCANAEDPMACLHGMLMHGDNHDGDTHKAEDQYLRFQPVLRTGSPEKAGPQDAEQTFHASLMHNGGDPAHAHQAGVKEPRTTEQLGPQDAETALHGVMMHGDDQPGHNHDREDKVGKTSTGNVGQKAAPLDAEQLMHGVLMHGDSSVENHHVHENPNENRETKAPGPIDLNQKMHKLMHKDGDTHHEDTSDKKPTTIPGPNDQADIIHQLMHNGENFIHNLLEENKPFRFNIAEIMKLGIDPDILKSVGLDKIRKEDEAEYRNWQKEQSVDSPPGETIAYISDSIVSDIELMKRRYMNLGEEAEREIQQFANARNIEISPEELLSNLNLDNEAGDHVDEGVQHDLELIGSTDPINARHKAYIERRK, via the exons ATGGAGCGCTCTGTGATATGGATAATTCTATGTTTGGGTCTGAATCAAACTAATGGGAAACCAACCCAAG ATAAAGCAGGACCATGTGCGAACGCTGAGGATCCTATGGCGTGTCTTCACGGGATGTTGATGCACGGTGACAATCACGATGGCGACACCCACAAAGCGGAGGATCAGTATCTCCGGTTCCAACCTGTCCTACGCACAGGAAGTCCTGAAAAAGCAGGACCCCAAGACGCTGAGCAAACATTCCATGCGTCATTGATGCATAATGGAGGAGACCCCGCACATGCGCATCAGGCGGGTGTCAAAGAACCAAGGACTACTGAACAACTGGGGCCTCAAGACGCGGAGACGGCTCTCCATGGCGTGATGATGCACGGGGACGACCAGCCAGGACATAATCACGACAGAGAGGACAAAGTGGGCAAGACGTCGACGGGTAATGTGGGCCAGAAAGCGGCACCTCTGGACGCCGAGCAGCTGATGCATGGAGTCTTAATGCACGGAGATTCTTCTGTTGAGAATCACCATGTTCACGAAAATCCGAATGAAAATAGGGAAACTAAAGCACCTGGACCAATTGATCTTAATCAGaaaatgcataaattaatgCATAAAGATGGAGACACTCATCACGAAGATACATCGGATAAGAAACCAACCACGATACCGGGTCCAAACGACCAAGCAGATATCATTCACCAATTGATGCATAATGGAGAAAACTTTATTCACAACCTCCTTGAAGAAAACAAGCCGTTTAGATTCAACATTGCTGAGATTATGAAGTTAGGGATTGATCCCGATATTCTAAAATCGGTCGGGTTGGACAAAATTCGAAAAGAGGATGAAGCGGAATATAGGAATTGGCAGAAAGAACAAAGCGTCGACAGTCCTCCTGGGGAAACTATTGCTTACATATCAGACTCCATTGTCTCTGATATAGAACTTATGAAACGGAGATACATGAATTTAGGAGAGGAGGCAGAGCGGGAAATACAGCAGTTTGCAAACGCCAGGAACATCGAAATATCCCCAGAGGAATTACTTTCCAACCTCAATCTCGACAACGAGGCTGGAGATCACGTGGATGAGGGTGTTCAACATGACCTTGAACTCATTGGTAGTACTGACCCAATTAACGCACGTCACAAAGCGTATATAGAGAGACGAAAATAA
- the LOC128181918 gene encoding uncharacterized protein LOC128181918, with protein sequence MKVGFLLLLCLAAGSQASFLDDLKATFHNIGTALTTTVHAVGDQAKVVGTNLLQAASEQGKQLASQALQSLLMGTMSALQKPQTDPATKRSLSELLEQSKHLTDAAEMLVQQKMDKLKGAYNEAIDNLKAVSSQLTDLPATDLIKKVDQIVIAHHLVSDGIQTELVSELTKLFGHALSLHPGHKRGTFTDTLSSIGQGLANFFQPHVQAVQQLVSGVGESLKQTTQQFHSSLTTGTHGTAIHDSASALAQHGQNALSALKDAVSDILQQTLTNMQPHIVNILQHGAQALTDTLSQHPAGSPSETAANPQ encoded by the exons ATGAAGGTCGGATTTCTTCTTCTCTTGTGCCTTGCCGCTGGCAGCCAAGCCAGTTTCCTTGACGATCTCAAGGCTACATTTCACAATATTGGAACAGCTTTGACAACTACAGTTCATGCCGTCGGAGATCAGGCTAAAGTTGTGGGCACCAACCTTCTTCAGGCAGCTTCCGAGCAAGGAAAACAACTCGCTTCTCAAGCTCTTCAAA GTCTTCTCATGGGAACCATGAGCGCTCTGCAGAAACCACAAACAGACCCCGCTACCAAGAGATCTCTCTC TGAACTCCTTGAGCAAAGCAAGCATTTGACCGATGCCGCCGAAATGCTTGTTCAGCAGAAGATGGACAAACTGAAGGGTGCCTACAACGAGGCTATTGATAACCTTAAAGCTGTCTCCTCTCAGCTCACAGACCTTCCAGCCACCGACCTCATCAAGAAAGTCGACCAGATTGTCA tcgcTCACCACCTTGTTTCTGATGGTATCCAAACCGAGCTCGTCTCAGAGCTGACCAAACTTTTCGGACACGCCTTGTCTCTCCACCCCGGACACAAGAGAGGTACCTTTACCGACACCCTTAGCTCCATCGGACAAGGTCTTGCCAACTTCTTCCAGCCCCATGTACAGGCTGTCCAACAG TTAGTCAGCGGAGTTGGCGAGTCCCTGAAACAGACCACCCAACAATTCCACTCCAGTCTGACTACTGGTACCCACGGAACTGCCATCCATGACTCTGCTTCCGCTCTGGCTCAGCACGGACAGAACGCCCTCAGTGCCCTCAAGGACGCCGTCTCTGACATTCTCC AGCAAACCCTGACCAACATGCAGCCACACATCGTCAACATCCTCCAGCACGGAGCCCAGGCCCTCACCGACACCCTCTCCCAACACCCTGCTGGGTCCCCATCCGAGACTGCTGCAAACCCGCAGTAA
- the LOC128180067 gene encoding cilium assembly protein DZIP1-like isoform X2, with protein MATQFMSQYNGHGAAGPQLGINMGHQSAYASKNSNGRSFAFRKRYERIDWRRIASVDVDQVARTLDFNALQENIMNLTFCNIEAELDVRMVDPNFIKLFKLAQLTIEYLLHSQEYLTGVVSSMEEKIKKEEEDHAETKAQLEKVKKDLAETKKESHKRKKLLMAQQQLIHAGSGSYNKCPFCPKAFLNSSFLQSHINRRHNDFSGKAASVAMGAEQSTGQIPQAVRETKEIFQQFQVQQEHAQTFHESTSPKLQDTTAKMEVIRVQEEDKKEIEKIKEMFMRELKDMNEKYQSSERAMTEMEQRLGKKSNLGDLQDDVDNERELLRQQKEEVAMLKEQLERQLRNASLESSTHTSEMDRRSRREERSRGAAASPERVTPRGGQPSGVEVPTKLMMEPSDDDEDTEMKSARGTGSFGRESMHSTMDSFRSGELTLRTTQFLEELRKNPTLRLMRDELISLLQDSLDKIGIPPETRGIPDDLLISKLALLKQRRQSTVQKYPIFTEFRKQCNAHADHLAREKLKQQKKSPPPPSGGRSGIPPRAMNTSMTASGTSSPVRSANQSPIRQPPAPVARQPAMSTPQRPTSASSGQGRYPPPQTQPSRAAAPQQQPKPAPRSPQRTPHSTGSSLEWTSTQWESGEDEETEEESEAPAFEHVRVIKSGPAGRGRGIPAPRGQPTPGARQPVQVQSRGKVQDDDEDDVWDSDVSDLEEEILPSKSRTAPGPIRVQSSPVRNPGLSTSPARGGPVVVQPKGQKVAELSRTIEMQLAGRKEKKLAGAVDTMGGKKEEDVLDDFSDSDWDVSPVEDEPRAATAPKRAPVQVRSSHASDTTNTYGTSVWGSSSKGASTVPAGGTQGGRASRGSYVSVTDVSSDEELDLDNI; from the exons ATGGCCACACAATTTATGTCACAGTACAATGGGCATGGGGCAGCAGGCCCACAACTTGGAATAAACATGGGTCACCAATCTGCTTATGCCAGTAAAAACTCAAATGGAAGAAGTTTTGCATTCAGAAAGAGATATGAAAGAATTGACTGGAGGAGAATTGCTTCAGTGGATGTTGACCAAGTGGCAAGGACATTGGACTTTAATGCTCTTCAAGAAAACATCATGAACTTGACATTTTGCAACATTGAGGCTGAACTG GATGTAAGAATGGTGGAtccaaatttcataaaactctTCAAACTGGCCCAGCTGACAATTGAATATTTACTG CACTCCCAAGAATACCTGACAGGAGTTGTCTCCAGTATGGAAGAGAAAATCAAAAAGGAAGAAGAG GATCATGCTGAAACAAAAGCCCAGTTAGAAAAAGTTAAGAAGGACCTGGCAGAAACAAAGAAAGAGAGTCACAAAAGAAAGAAGTTACTAATGGCTCAGCAACAACTCATTCACGCTGGCTCAGGCAGTTACAATAAG TGTCCATTCTGCCCTAAAGCTTTCCTCAATTCATCATTTCTCCAATCGCATATAAACCGCCGCCATAATGATTTCTCGGGCAAGGCAGCATCAGTTGCCATGGGAGCAGAGCAGAGCACTGGTCAAATTCCCCAGGCTGTCAgagaaacaaaagaaatattccAACAGTTTCAAGTTCAACAGGAACATGCGCAGACA TTTCATGAAAGTACATCTCCCAAATTGCAAGACACCACAGCAAAGATGGAAGTTATTAGAGTTCAAGAGGAAGACAAG AAGGAAATTGAGAAAATTAAGGAAATGTTCATGAGAGAATTAAAAGACATGAATGAAAAGTACCAGTCATCTGAGCGTGCTATGACTGAAATGGAGCAACGCCTCGGCAAGAAGTCAAACCTGGGTGACCTTCAGGATGATGTCGACAATGAGCGGGAGTTACTACGGCAACAGAAGGAAGAAGTGGCCATGTTGAAGGAGCAGTTGGAGAGGCAGCTAAGAAATGCCAGCCTGGAGTCGTCCACCCACACGAGTGAGATGGACAGGAGATCAAGACGAGAGGAGAGAAGCAGG GGTGCAGCAGCTTCTCCGGAGAGGGTGACGCCCCGTGGGGGACAGCCTAGTGGAGTAGAGGTCCCAACCAAGCTGATGATGGAGCCCAGCGATGATGACGAGgatacag aaatgaaaTCTGCAAGGGGCACAGGAAGCTTTGGCAGGGAGTCCATGCATAGTACAATGGA TTCCTTCAGGAGTGGAGAGCTGACACTGAGGACGACCCAGTTTTTGGAGGAACTGAGGAAGAACCCGACCCTCAGGCTGATGAGGGACGAGCTGATCTCCTTACTGCAGGACAGCCTGGACAAGATTGGGATCCCACCG GAAACAAGAGGCATTCCTGATGATTTGTTGATCAGTAAACTGGCCTTACTGAAGCAGAGGAGACAAAGCACAGTGCAG AAATATCCAATCTTCACCGAGTTCAGGAAGCAGTGTAATGCACATGCTGACCATTTGGCTCGTGAAAAATTGAAGCAACAGAAGAAATCGCCTCCTCCCCCTTCAG GTGGTAGATCAGGAATTCCTCCTCGTGCTATGAATACCAGTATGACAGCCTCGGGAACCTCGAGTCCTGTCCGGTCAGCCAACCAGTCTCCTATACGACAGCCTCCTGCTCCTGTCGCCAGACAGCCAGCCATGTCCACTCCCCAAAGACCCACCTCAGCATCCTCTGGTCAGGGCAGGTACCCACCTCCCCAGACTCAGCCCTCACGGGCAGCAGCCCCTCAGCAACAACCAAAGCCTGCGCCCCGCAGTCCCCAAAGGACGCCCCACTCCACAGG TTCAAGCTTAGAGTGGACCAGCACTCAGTGGGAATCTGGGGAAGATGAAGAGACAGAGGAAGAAAGTGAAGCACCAGCATTTGAACATGTCAGGGTGATAAAGTCAGGGCCTGCGGGGAGGGGAAGGGGAATCCCTGCCCCCAGAGGCCAACCCACACCTGGGGCTAGACAGCCAGTGCAGGTTCAGTCTCGGGGGAAGGTTCaagatgatgatgaagatgatgttTGGGATTCAGATGTTAG TGATTTAGAGGAAGAAATTCTACCTTCGAAGTCTAGAACAGCTCCAGGCCCTATCAGGGTTCAGTCCTCTCCTGTCCGAAATCCTGGTCTCTCTACCTCACCTGCCCGGGGTGGACCAGTCGTTGTACAGCCCAAAGGTCAGAAGGTCGCGGAACTCTCACGTACCATAGAGATGCAGTTAGCT GGTCGCAAAGAAAAGAAGTTAGCTGGAGCAGTAGACACTATGGGTGGAAAAAAAGAGGAGGACGTTCTT GATGACTTCTCGGACAGTGATTGGGATGTGTCCCCTGTGGAGGATGAGCCCCGCGCTGCCACAGCACCAAA gCGAGCCCCAGTGCAAGTGAGAAGTAGTCATGCCTCTGATACGACCAACACTTATGGTACAAGCGTGTGGGGATCATCATCCAAAG GAGCCAGCACGGTACCAGCTGGAGGGACCCAGGGAGGACGAGCATCCCGGGGGTCCTACGTCAGTGTGACGGACGTCAGCTCAGATGAAGAGCTTGACCTGGACAACATATGA